In Roseiconus lacunae, one genomic interval encodes:
- a CDS encoding LuxR C-terminal-related transcriptional regulator, which produces MSGATEEMPTIERFGAPYFFFSNDVDYRITFLSGSVEAVLGYPADQLIGRRIVDFLVAEHEANIDLAVTHEQRFNTDGRQSHLRAVRDIRGAERVLAVQTYGEKNEAGRVYRSRGMAQDVTAWYRHYQRLRKSQSELAKRVSELSHRDRPVLRMIAKGYLNKQIAKELRVSMRTVENRRRSILLKLGLDHMAGAIAIESHLSYVTDLLDSLEHPPNVLVSAHTPLQGSDDAGSLQYRRDSNQAI; this is translated from the coding sequence ATGAGCGGAGCAACCGAAGAGATGCCGACGATCGAACGATTCGGTGCGCCCTACTTTTTTTTCTCCAATGACGTGGACTATCGGATCACCTTTTTGAGTGGTTCGGTAGAGGCGGTGCTGGGGTACCCTGCAGATCAACTGATCGGTCGCCGAATCGTTGATTTCTTGGTTGCCGAACACGAGGCCAATATTGATTTGGCGGTTACGCACGAACAACGATTCAATACCGACGGAAGGCAAAGTCACTTGCGGGCTGTCCGCGACATTCGCGGTGCGGAACGTGTTCTCGCCGTTCAAACGTATGGTGAGAAAAACGAGGCCGGTCGTGTTTACCGGAGTCGCGGGATGGCTCAGGACGTGACCGCTTGGTATCGACACTATCAACGTCTTAGGAAGTCACAATCCGAGCTGGCAAAACGGGTCTCGGAGCTATCACATCGTGATCGCCCTGTGCTCCGCATGATTGCTAAGGGCTATCTCAACAAACAGATTGCGAAAGAACTTCGCGTTTCGATGCGCACGGTTGAAAATCGGAGAAGAAGCATCCTTTTGAAACTCGGGCTCGATCACATGGCAGGTGCGATTGCGATTGAGTCTCATCTGTCGTATGTGACTGACCTTTTGGACTCACTCGAGCATCCACCGAATGTGTTAGTGTCAGCGCATACGCCGTTGCAGGGATCTGATGATGCAGGATCGTTGCAATATCGACGAGATTCCAATCAAGCGATCTGA
- a CDS encoding sigma-54-dependent transcriptional regulator, with the protein MHKDFHVLIVNSDPDIRQTLETELSELAKIDTAGSINEGTDKFSVGDFHMVIVDNSLPGEQRGANFIALLREQQSNTPPIVITLQGGVQSPADATWRGAIDIDSQANNLQSVRHQVVRAAEHHRLRIENRELKERMAAAGDMSGIVAQSRAMQELVTQIRQLASTDATVIICGEDGTGKELIARKIHDQSIRSQGTFVPLNLKVLPEGLLECELFGQEHSPSAGAARSNLGYFELAATGTLFLNQFTEIATENQLDLFRVLETRRYSRVGGKIERHAHARIILATERAGYQASDDGKLWEDLCDRLKIVHVNVPPLRSRREDIPLLVNYFLNCFCKRHRQSRKTITPNAMKRLVCARWPGNVRQLRNAIERIVVTSAHDVIQTNDLPDELFISDGRQISVSQSLTEITERAEKNGIKDALIANNHHRELTAKALKISVRTLHYKMNKYDLY; encoded by the coding sequence ATGCACAAAGATTTCCATGTCTTGATCGTCAATAGCGATCCCGACATTCGACAAACGTTGGAAACAGAACTGAGCGAGTTGGCGAAAATTGATACGGCCGGGTCAATCAACGAAGGAACCGACAAATTTAGCGTCGGTGACTTTCACATGGTCATCGTCGACAACAGTCTACCGGGTGAGCAACGGGGTGCAAACTTTATCGCGTTATTACGAGAGCAGCAATCGAACACGCCCCCAATCGTGATCACCCTTCAAGGAGGTGTTCAGTCACCGGCTGATGCGACTTGGCGAGGAGCGATCGATATCGATAGTCAAGCGAACAATCTTCAATCGGTCCGACATCAAGTCGTTCGAGCGGCAGAACACCATCGACTTCGAATTGAAAATCGGGAACTAAAAGAAAGAATGGCTGCGGCGGGTGATATGAGCGGGATTGTTGCCCAGAGTCGAGCCATGCAAGAGCTGGTGACTCAGATCCGCCAGCTCGCATCGACGGACGCGACGGTGATCATTTGCGGCGAAGATGGTACGGGTAAAGAGCTGATTGCGAGAAAAATCCATGATCAAAGCATCCGATCCCAAGGAACGTTTGTGCCTTTGAACTTGAAGGTATTACCAGAAGGGTTATTGGAATGCGAACTATTCGGTCAAGAACATTCCCCGTCCGCCGGTGCAGCTAGATCGAACTTGGGATACTTTGAGTTGGCTGCGACCGGGACGTTGTTCCTCAACCAATTCACAGAGATCGCAACCGAGAATCAGCTCGATCTATTCCGGGTCTTGGAAACTCGACGTTACTCGCGCGTCGGTGGAAAAATTGAGCGTCATGCGCATGCTCGGATCATCTTGGCTACCGAACGTGCTGGTTACCAGGCATCTGATGACGGCAAGTTATGGGAAGATCTTTGCGACCGACTGAAGATCGTCCACGTTAACGTCCCGCCATTGCGCTCACGTCGTGAGGACATCCCATTGTTGGTCAATTACTTCCTGAATTGTTTTTGCAAACGACATCGTCAGTCACGCAAAACCATCACGCCAAACGCGATGAAGCGGCTCGTCTGCGCTCGCTGGCCCGGTAATGTGCGTCAACTGCGAAACGCGATCGAGCGAATCGTAGTGACTTCGGCACACGACGTGATCCAAACAAACGACTTGCCGGATGAGCTATTTATCAGTGATGGTAGACAAATCTCCGTTTCACAATCACTAACCGAGATCACTGAGCGAGCTGAAAAGAACGGGATCAAGGACGCTTTGATTGCTAACAATCACCATCGAGAGCTAACCGCCAAGGCACTGAAGATCAGCGTGCGAACACTGCACTACAAAATGAACAAGTACGATCTTTACTGA
- a CDS encoding alkaline phosphatase D family protein, which produces MKTIVRFSVLVAMLLSFGSSAFAQANRSRPRRPDLSIPKVDKKDLICFALYTVSDQTLKLTAQLYPLADDDPKVVRLEIQREGNWVEIDRTEVIQPGWTATFRVERWDDGQAHTYRVAHGNEAFYEGTIRKNPVDESEIVIAAFTGNSIHPAHGGDISRQDLIDNVKRVDADLLFFSGDQVYDHNRHYAAWLKFGRDFGEIIRHCPTVCLPDDHDVGQPNLWGESGKISTLSGAADGGYAKPAPYVKEVERAQTSHLPDPIDPHQIGQGIGVYFTNLNWGNVDFAILEDRKFKTGPAGRVPKQGPRPDHIRNPEYDPASVDVDGAVLLGERQLKFLRNWSGDWRNAEMKVALSQTIFCGGAHIHGSANGRLHADMDSNGWPQSGRNRALETLRKGFAFHLAGDQHLATIFHHGIDEHRDAIWSFCVPSIANLYLRWWQPLEPGKNREPGSPEYTGDQLDGFANKVTNYAAANPEPSPAGKLLNTRAAGFGIVRLQKDQRTITMECWPRNVDVTDSNAKQYPGWPRTISQLDNYNPPSWGKLGKLTFDVDDPVVQLIDANTGTTLYTVRANGKSFIPSAPKDRVFKVKAGQYAPDKVVATDAKVGSEPINVTLK; this is translated from the coding sequence ATGAAGACCATCGTTCGCTTTTCGGTTCTTGTTGCGATGTTGTTGAGCTTTGGAAGCTCGGCGTTCGCTCAGGCAAATCGTTCACGTCCACGACGCCCCGATTTGAGCATTCCCAAGGTCGACAAAAAGGATCTCATCTGCTTCGCGCTCTATACCGTCAGCGATCAGACCCTCAAGCTGACCGCCCAGTTGTATCCGCTCGCCGACGATGATCCAAAAGTCGTGCGATTGGAGATTCAAAGAGAAGGCAATTGGGTGGAAATTGACCGTACCGAAGTGATCCAACCGGGGTGGACGGCAACGTTTCGGGTCGAACGTTGGGATGATGGCCAAGCCCACACCTACCGGGTCGCTCATGGCAATGAAGCGTTCTACGAAGGGACGATTCGTAAGAATCCTGTCGACGAAAGCGAGATCGTGATTGCCGCGTTCACCGGGAACTCGATTCACCCCGCGCATGGAGGTGATATCTCACGGCAAGACTTAATCGACAACGTGAAGCGGGTTGACGCGGACCTGCTGTTTTTCTCCGGCGATCAAGTTTACGACCATAATCGTCACTATGCGGCTTGGCTGAAATTTGGCCGCGATTTCGGCGAGATCATCCGACATTGTCCGACCGTTTGCCTGCCAGATGACCATGATGTCGGCCAACCAAACCTATGGGGTGAAAGTGGGAAAATTTCCACGCTCAGCGGTGCCGCCGATGGTGGATATGCGAAACCGGCTCCCTATGTGAAGGAAGTCGAACGTGCGCAGACGAGTCACCTACCCGATCCGATCGACCCTCACCAGATCGGCCAAGGAATTGGCGTTTACTTCACGAACCTCAACTGGGGCAACGTCGACTTTGCCATTCTTGAAGATCGTAAATTCAAGACAGGTCCGGCTGGCCGTGTCCCCAAGCAAGGACCTCGTCCCGATCATATTCGCAATCCGGAATACGATCCTGCCAGCGTTGACGTTGACGGTGCCGTATTGCTCGGAGAACGCCAGCTAAAATTTCTGCGAAACTGGTCTGGCGACTGGCGTAACGCTGAAATGAAAGTAGCGTTGTCGCAAACCATTTTCTGCGGTGGCGCACACATTCATGGTTCGGCCAACGGACGCTTGCATGCGGATATGGATTCTAATGGTTGGCCCCAATCGGGCCGCAATCGAGCGCTCGAAACACTTCGCAAGGGCTTTGCTTTTCACCTCGCAGGTGACCAGCATTTGGCGACCATCTTTCATCATGGCATCGACGAACACCGTGATGCCATTTGGTCGTTCTGTGTGCCTTCGATTGCAAACTTGTACTTACGGTGGTGGCAGCCACTCGAACCTGGCAAAAACCGAGAGCCCGGTAGCCCGGAATACACCGGGGACCAGCTGGATGGATTCGCAAACAAAGTCACCAATTATGCGGCAGCTAATCCAGAACCGTCGCCGGCAGGCAAGCTGCTTAACACTCGTGCAGCGGGCTTTGGAATCGTTCGACTTCAAAAGGACCAGCGGACGATCACGATGGAATGCTGGCCGCGCAACGTCGACGTGACTGATTCGAATGCCAAACAATACCCCGGTTGGCCACGCACCATTTCTCAACTCGACAACTACAACCCGCCGTCCTGGGGAAAGCTGGGGAAATTGACGTTCGATGTCGACGATCCCGTTGTCCAATTGATCGATGCGAATACGGGAACAACCCTGTACACAGTACGAGCGAACGGAAAATCCTTCATACCTTCGGCTCCCAAAGATCGTGTATTTAAAGTCAAGGCTGGCCAGTATGCTCCGGACAAAGTCGTCGCTACCGACGCCAAAGTGGGGAGCGAACCGATCAACGTGACGCTGAAGTAG
- a CDS encoding phosphoenolpyruvate hydrolase family protein produces the protein MRQNRTDILDRLKAKIADGTPIIGGGAGTGITAKCEEAGGIDLIVIYNSGRFRMAGRGSLSGLLPFGNANDIVKDMAKEVLTVVQSTPVIAGVCGVDPFMLRDHFLRELIELGFSGIQNFPTVGLIDGTFRANLEETGMGYDLEVDCVAAARKLELLTTPYVFDPDQAVKMANAGADILVAHMGLTTGGAIGAETANSLDDCVERVNAIAEAGRSVRRDILVLCHGGPISMPEDAKYMLERCEIHGFYGASSMERLPTEVAVREQVESFVELKLRRTGY, from the coding sequence ATGCGTCAGAATCGAACCGACATCCTTGATCGTTTGAAAGCGAAAATCGCCGATGGTACCCCGATTATCGGCGGCGGTGCCGGAACGGGAATCACCGCGAAGTGCGAAGAGGCAGGGGGAATCGACTTGATCGTAATCTACAACTCGGGTCGTTTTAGAATGGCCGGACGAGGGTCTCTTTCTGGATTGTTGCCATTCGGGAACGCCAACGACATCGTCAAAGACATGGCGAAAGAGGTGTTAACGGTCGTTCAATCTACGCCCGTGATTGCCGGGGTCTGCGGCGTCGATCCGTTCATGCTGCGAGACCATTTTTTACGTGAGTTGATTGAACTCGGATTTTCCGGAATCCAGAACTTTCCGACGGTTGGTTTGATCGATGGAACTTTCCGTGCCAACTTGGAAGAAACTGGGATGGGATATGACTTGGAAGTCGATTGTGTTGCCGCCGCAAGAAAACTTGAGTTGCTGACAACACCCTACGTCTTTGACCCAGACCAGGCGGTCAAAATGGCCAATGCGGGTGCGGATATTTTGGTCGCTCACATGGGACTGACGACCGGTGGAGCGATCGGCGCCGAGACTGCCAATTCACTCGATGACTGCGTCGAGCGTGTCAACGCAATTGCGGAAGCGGGACGTAGTGTTCGTCGCGATATTTTGGTACTTTGCCATGGCGGTCCGATTTCGATGCCTGAAGACGCAAAGTATATGCTCGAGCGATGCGAGATACACGGCTTCTACGGTGCCAGTTCGATGGAACGACTACCGACCGAAGTGGCCGTTCGTGAGCAAGTGGAATCGTTTGTTGAGCTCAAGCTTCGCCGGACTGGATATTAA
- a CDS encoding efflux RND transporter permease subunit, translating to MFEKFLHRPALAIVISLLILFMGGLAINVLPISQFPSVAPPSVRVSVSYPGASAKILIDSTMVILEQAINGVPNMRYMMGDATSAGEGTIQIVFEPGTDPNVAVMNVNNRVQMVKNNLPPIVEREGIIVMQNMTSMLMYVNVFSRDPNVDQNYLYNYATVNILNEIKRIPGVGRASILGNRSYAMRVELDLDRMRAYKVDAEDVMKALDEQSMIGSPGRLGQATGSTSQTLEYVLTWVGRYKTPEEYEKIILRASSEGEILRLGDVASISLGSSFYDLYSDIDGLPAAAIVLKQTPGSNAADVIAKVKAKVEEIKQKSFPPGMDYAVTYDVSNFLDASIEKVLHTLFEAFVLVSLVVYLFLGDFRSTLIPTIAVPVSLIGTFFFMLMFGMSINLITLFALVLAIGVVVDDAIVVVEAVHEKMHSKHLGPYQATREVVREISGAIIAITLVMTAVFIPVTFMTGPVGVFYRQFALTMAMSIVISGVVALSLTPVLCAMILKPHDQDRQPAIVARLNQIFHRLAGRYAFLVRAGVCSLFGVAIALLTRCLLHIEIVHEVIAEQVELSEARVQIIAAIVGLLAAFSLRATFSGYAGSPQCRGPIGVFLHAFDQGIERVTGGYAALLRCIISRRIVTVLVIALFSYGILVVNKVLPTGFIPLEDQGMIYGIVQTPPGSTLEYTNAKCHELQTICNELEEITSVSSIAGYEVLTEGRGSNAGTCIINLKPWADRELTSKQIIDELERRGTKIANVKLEFFEPPAVPGFGAAGGFSVNLLDKTNSGNYAALGKVTENFMESLNQRPELKGLFTFFAANYPQYEIIIDNDAAMQKGVSIRDAMDNLSIVIGSTWEQGFVRFGQFYKVYVQAAPQFRRYPEDLDNLFVKNDTGEMVPYSAFMRIEKKQGLNEISRYNLYPTAPIQGAPANGYSSGEAIAAIKEVAAETLPNGFDIDWRGLAYDEANAGNTAIYIFLIVVIFVYMVLVGQYESFIIPIAVLASLPIGIFGSFLLLHSMGLANDVYCQIGLVMLVGLLGKNAILIIEFAVQRRQQGLSIGEAGIEGGKLRFRPILMTSFAFVAGLIPLVRATGPGAIGNRTIGTTAVGGMLLGTLVGVIVIPGLYFLFATIADGRRLIRDEHDEPLSEIFERQNGGIR from the coding sequence ATGTTCGAGAAGTTTTTGCATCGTCCTGCATTGGCCATCGTCATCTCCCTATTGATTCTGTTCATGGGCGGGTTGGCGATCAACGTGCTACCGATCTCGCAGTTCCCATCGGTCGCGCCGCCAAGCGTTCGAGTATCGGTGTCCTACCCGGGGGCAAGTGCAAAGATCCTAATCGATTCAACGATGGTGATTTTGGAACAAGCCATCAATGGCGTTCCAAACATGCGTTACATGATGGGTGACGCGACGAGCGCCGGTGAAGGCACAATCCAAATCGTATTCGAACCCGGAACGGATCCCAATGTCGCTGTCATGAACGTCAACAATCGTGTCCAGATGGTCAAAAACAATCTGCCGCCGATCGTTGAACGTGAAGGCATTATCGTAATGCAGAATATGACCAGTATGTTGATGTATGTGAATGTGTTCAGTCGGGATCCCAACGTCGACCAGAACTACCTCTATAACTATGCGACGGTCAATATCCTTAACGAGATCAAACGAATACCCGGAGTTGGACGCGCTTCGATTCTTGGCAACCGATCGTATGCGATGCGCGTCGAACTTGATTTAGACCGAATGCGGGCATACAAGGTTGACGCCGAGGACGTTATGAAGGCGCTCGACGAGCAAAGCATGATCGGCTCTCCCGGACGGCTCGGCCAAGCGACAGGTTCGACCTCCCAGACACTCGAATATGTGCTCACCTGGGTTGGACGCTACAAGACACCCGAAGAATACGAAAAAATTATTCTGCGTGCGTCTTCAGAGGGTGAGATTTTACGACTTGGTGATGTCGCCAGTATTTCGCTCGGCTCTTCTTTCTATGATCTCTATTCTGACATCGACGGTTTACCGGCCGCGGCGATCGTCCTCAAGCAGACCCCAGGATCCAACGCAGCGGACGTGATTGCGAAAGTCAAAGCCAAGGTCGAGGAGATCAAACAGAAATCATTCCCGCCCGGAATGGACTACGCCGTCACCTACGACGTTTCAAATTTTTTGGACGCATCGATCGAAAAAGTATTACACACGCTGTTTGAAGCGTTTGTCCTTGTCTCACTAGTCGTCTATCTATTCCTCGGTGATTTCCGTAGCACACTCATCCCGACGATCGCGGTCCCGGTTTCATTGATCGGCACATTCTTTTTCATGCTGATGTTTGGGATGTCGATCAACCTGATCACGTTATTCGCACTCGTCCTTGCCATTGGTGTCGTCGTCGACGATGCGATCGTTGTCGTCGAAGCGGTTCATGAGAAGATGCATTCGAAACATTTGGGACCGTATCAAGCTACTCGTGAGGTAGTGCGGGAAATCAGCGGAGCCATCATCGCGATTACATTGGTCATGACCGCCGTTTTTATTCCGGTAACATTCATGACTGGACCGGTTGGTGTCTTCTATAGACAATTCGCACTCACGATGGCGATGTCAATCGTCATCTCCGGAGTGGTCGCCCTCTCCTTAACGCCGGTCTTGTGTGCAATGATTTTGAAGCCACATGATCAGGACCGCCAGCCTGCGATCGTCGCCAGACTAAATCAAATATTTCACAGACTTGCCGGTCGCTACGCATTTCTTGTTCGGGCTGGAGTGTGTTCGCTTTTTGGTGTCGCGATCGCATTGCTGACACGGTGTCTATTGCACATCGAAATTGTTCATGAAGTCATCGCCGAGCAGGTCGAGCTTTCAGAAGCGAGGGTTCAAATCATCGCCGCGATCGTCGGATTGTTAGCGGCGTTCTCGCTGCGGGCCACGTTCTCGGGATACGCGGGATCGCCTCAGTGTCGAGGTCCGATCGGCGTCTTTCTTCATGCGTTCGATCAAGGTATCGAAAGAGTGACCGGCGGCTATGCGGCCTTACTTCGATGCATCATCAGCCGAAGAATAGTCACTGTCTTGGTGATCGCCTTGTTTTCCTATGGGATCTTAGTTGTCAATAAGGTGTTGCCAACAGGATTTATCCCCCTCGAAGATCAAGGAATGATTTATGGCATCGTACAAACGCCTCCTGGATCGACATTGGAATACACCAATGCAAAGTGTCATGAACTGCAAACAATTTGTAACGAACTTGAAGAGATCACCTCGGTGTCCTCGATCGCAGGCTATGAAGTACTCACCGAAGGACGAGGGTCAAACGCGGGAACGTGTATCATCAACTTGAAGCCTTGGGCCGACCGAGAACTCACGTCCAAACAGATCATCGACGAGTTGGAACGACGAGGAACGAAGATTGCTAACGTCAAACTGGAGTTCTTTGAACCGCCGGCGGTTCCAGGGTTTGGCGCGGCGGGCGGATTCTCTGTCAACCTATTGGACAAGACGAACAGCGGAAACTATGCCGCTTTAGGCAAGGTGACCGAGAACTTCATGGAGTCGTTGAATCAGCGCCCCGAACTGAAAGGGCTGTTTACGTTCTTTGCGGCGAACTACCCACAATACGAAATTATCATTGACAATGATGCCGCGATGCAAAAGGGCGTTTCAATACGTGACGCGATGGACAATTTGTCAATCGTGATCGGGAGTACGTGGGAGCAGGGCTTCGTCCGCTTCGGTCAGTTTTACAAAGTTTATGTTCAAGCCGCGCCACAATTCCGCCGCTATCCGGAAGACCTTGACAATCTATTTGTCAAGAACGATACCGGTGAAATGGTCCCGTATTCGGCCTTCATGAGGATCGAAAAGAAACAAGGGCTGAACGAAATCAGTCGCTACAACTTGTATCCGACCGCACCTATTCAAGGGGCACCGGCAAACGGCTATAGCAGCGGCGAGGCGATCGCCGCGATCAAAGAAGTCGCGGCAGAAACGTTGCCGAACGGATTTGATATCGATTGGCGAGGACTGGCGTACGACGAAGCTAATGCCGGAAACACCGCAATCTATATTTTCTTGATCGTCGTGATCTTTGTCTACATGGTGCTGGTCGGCCAGTACGAGAGCTTTATTATCCCAATCGCCGTTCTGGCATCGCTTCCTATCGGGATTTTTGGATCCTTTCTATTACTTCACTCAATGGGATTGGCCAACGATGTGTATTGCCAGATCGGGTTGGTGATGCTTGTGGGGCTATTGGGAAAGAATGCGATTCTAATTATTGAATTTGCCGTTCAGCGACGCCAGCAAGGGCTTTCCATTGGAGAAGCCGGCATCGAAGGAGGAAAGTTGCGTTTCCGTCCCATTCTGATGACGTCGTTCGCCTTTGTCGCCGGTTTAATTCCTTTGGTTCGTGCAACTGGACCGGGTGCAATCGGAAATCGTACGATCGGAACGACCGCGGTAGGTGGGATGCTCCTTGGAACCCTCGTCGGAGTGATCGTTATACCGGGACTGTACTTTTTGTTCGCGACAATCGCAGACGGACGACGGTTGATTCGTGATGAACACGACGAGCCCCTCAGTGAAATCTTTGAACGTCAAAACGGTGGGATTCGTTAG
- a CDS encoding efflux RND transporter periplasmic adaptor subunit — MTHRKLSFMRTNLLLAAFVAVGSLSMTGVGNVNETVHNLLGVATERPKHGTEIHASSATIPSHSDDHGVKPLSSEVHHAKHKIVVTSPLIKDVTLTQPYVCQIHSRRHIEICALEGGYLNEILVNEGQRVSKGQAMFRILPTLYEARLEADLAEAELAQVEFDNTQSLVEQNIVSNQELKVSKAKLGKAQANVKLARAEMNFAEIKAPFDGIVDRLKEQEGSLVDDGAMLTTMSDNSVMWVYFNVPESAYLEYQTALNNGQSQNSLSVQLQLANHTLFDQIGSIGAIEADFDNETGNIAFRADFPNPHGLLRHGQTGTVLINRTKTDAIVIPQRSKFEILTKTYVFVVGPDNVVHQREIVIEDEQEDIFLIEKGLMPNDRILVEGIRQVRDGETIAYDYHPPEAILANLKFHAE, encoded by the coding sequence ATGACACACCGGAAACTTTCGTTCATGCGCACCAATTTGCTACTTGCCGCTTTCGTCGCAGTCGGGTCGCTTTCGATGACAGGGGTTGGGAATGTGAATGAGACCGTTCACAACTTGTTAGGTGTAGCGACTGAGCGACCCAAACATGGAACTGAGATTCACGCTTCCAGCGCGACGATTCCAAGCCATTCAGACGACCACGGCGTCAAACCGCTCTCGAGCGAGGTTCACCACGCGAAACATAAGATTGTTGTTACCAGTCCTTTGATCAAAGATGTCACACTGACTCAGCCGTACGTCTGTCAGATTCACTCACGGAGACATATCGAAATTTGTGCGCTCGAAGGTGGTTATCTAAATGAAATCTTAGTCAACGAAGGTCAGCGAGTTTCTAAAGGGCAAGCGATGTTTCGAATTCTGCCGACGCTCTACGAGGCGCGACTCGAAGCCGACCTAGCGGAAGCTGAACTGGCACAAGTGGAATTCGATAATACACAAAGCCTGGTAGAGCAAAACATTGTCTCGAATCAAGAATTAAAAGTGTCGAAAGCAAAACTTGGAAAAGCTCAAGCCAACGTCAAGCTGGCTCGGGCAGAAATGAACTTTGCGGAAATCAAGGCGCCCTTTGATGGCATCGTTGACCGCTTGAAGGAACAGGAAGGAAGTCTTGTCGATGACGGCGCGATGTTGACCACGATGTCCGATAACAGCGTTATGTGGGTCTACTTCAACGTGCCAGAATCTGCATATCTTGAATACCAAACGGCACTGAATAATGGACAAAGTCAAAATAGCTTGTCGGTCCAATTGCAGCTTGCCAATCATACCCTGTTCGACCAAATAGGGTCGATCGGTGCGATTGAAGCCGACTTCGATAATGAAACTGGCAACATCGCTTTTCGAGCCGATTTCCCTAATCCGCACGGTTTACTTCGCCATGGTCAAACGGGAACGGTGCTGATCAACCGAACCAAAACCGATGCGATCGTCATCCCACAACGATCTAAGTTCGAGATTTTAACGAAAACGTATGTGTTCGTCGTTGGTCCGGACAACGTAGTTCATCAACGGGAAATTGTCATTGAAGACGAACAAGAAGATATCTTCTTGATCGAAAAAGGACTAATGCCGAACGATCGAATCCTCGTGGAAGGGATCCGACAAGTACGCGACGGCGAAACCATCGCCTATGACTATCACCCACCAGAAGCGATTCTTGCAAACTTGAAGTTTCACGCCGAGTGA